A genomic stretch from Chitinophaga agri includes:
- a CDS encoding NADPH-dependent F420 reductase: MKIGILGSGPVGLTLTEGLIMAGHEVILGTRNPSKESLQQWIKKKGGDRVTAAPFREAASQGELLVICTNWAGTQKAIEAAGLWNFKNKVVVDVTNPLDGKGPDQQGRLSFSIGHTNSAGEQLQAWLPPDAHVVKALSCIGHESMFRSHQEQETPTMFICGNKRAAKMAVTGLLNEMGWKDVVDMGTIEMSRNIEPLSILWYAYGFRTGTWSHAFKLFK, translated from the coding sequence ATGAAAATTGGTATCCTTGGTAGCGGCCCTGTCGGACTTACGTTAACAGAAGGACTGATAATGGCCGGTCATGAGGTGATACTTGGTACCCGTAATCCTTCCAAGGAGTCGCTTCAGCAATGGATCAAAAAGAAGGGAGGGGACCGCGTAACTGCTGCGCCTTTCAGGGAGGCGGCCTCCCAGGGAGAACTACTGGTAATTTGTACCAACTGGGCGGGCACCCAGAAAGCCATTGAAGCAGCTGGATTATGGAATTTTAAGAATAAGGTGGTAGTTGACGTTACCAATCCTCTTGATGGCAAAGGGCCTGACCAGCAGGGTAGACTTAGCTTCTCTATCGGACATACAAATTCAGCTGGTGAGCAACTACAGGCCTGGCTACCTCCAGATGCTCATGTCGTAAAAGCGCTTAGTTGCATCGGACACGAATCAATGTTCCGTTCTCACCAAGAGCAGGAAACGCCCACTATGTTCATCTGCGGAAACAAAAGAGCGGCTAAAATGGCCGTAACAGGTCTGCTGAATGAAATGGGCTGGAAAGATGTGGTGGATATGGGAACGATAGAAATGAGCCGGAATATTGAGCCGCTGAGCATCTTATGGTATGCTTATGGGTTCAGGACGGGTACCTGGAGTCATGCTTTCAAACTGTTCAAATAA
- a CDS encoding M1 family metallopeptidase, with protein sequence MRGIPMLLLVLFTALTAGAQHQTTFTRQDTLRGTITRERAWWDVKSYDLRVKPNLSDSTLAGSNTITYKVLKVDSVMQIDLQEPLAVDSVTQDKQSVPYKREGNVIFIDLVAKKQVKGKLKKITIAYHGKPRIAKNAPWDGGLIWKRDDQNRPWIATACQGLGASVWWPNKDHQSDEPDNMTISITTPPDLVDVSNGRLKKKAVDKDGNIVWTWYVANPINNYDVAMNIGHYSEFKDTYSGEGGKLDLSYWVLDYNVDTARTHFTVVKEMMKCFESWFGKYPFYKDSYKLVESPHLGMEHQSAVAYGNKFQMGYKGTDLSGSGWGLKWDFIIVHESGHEWFGNNITTKDIADMWVHESFTNYSETLFTECQYGPEAAFAYITGIRKNIRNDIPIIGNYGVNNEGSGDMYYKGANMIHTIRQIVNNDYVFRDILRGLNKTFWHQTVTTRQVEEFFNQKTNMNFNKVFEQYLTRTSIPTLEYHFEGSQLKFRWVTDVENFNMPVKVTLTDNGYSFIYPGRNWQSTGFTLSDIKKFKVDPNFYINVKEI encoded by the coding sequence ATGCGAGGCATTCCTATGCTTTTATTGGTTTTGTTTACGGCATTAACAGCCGGCGCCCAACATCAAACTACATTTACCCGGCAAGACACACTCAGGGGTACGATCACCCGTGAAAGAGCCTGGTGGGATGTTAAATCCTACGATCTGCGCGTAAAACCTAATCTCAGTGACAGTACACTGGCAGGGTCGAATACGATCACCTACAAGGTGCTGAAAGTGGACAGTGTTATGCAGATAGACCTGCAGGAACCGCTGGCGGTTGATAGTGTTACACAGGATAAACAAAGTGTCCCGTATAAAAGGGAGGGCAATGTGATCTTCATCGACCTGGTTGCTAAAAAACAGGTCAAAGGGAAACTAAAAAAGATCACTATCGCCTATCATGGTAAACCCCGCATTGCAAAGAACGCTCCCTGGGATGGTGGTCTGATCTGGAAAAGAGATGATCAGAACAGGCCCTGGATCGCTACTGCCTGTCAGGGACTTGGGGCCAGCGTATGGTGGCCGAATAAAGATCATCAGAGTGACGAACCGGATAATATGACCATCTCCATCACTACACCTCCCGACCTCGTAGACGTATCAAATGGTCGTTTGAAGAAAAAAGCCGTTGACAAAGATGGTAATATCGTATGGACCTGGTATGTGGCCAATCCGATCAATAATTATGATGTGGCCATGAACATTGGTCACTATTCAGAGTTCAAAGATACCTATTCAGGTGAAGGCGGAAAACTTGACCTTAGCTACTGGGTACTCGATTATAACGTAGATACTGCCCGTACACATTTCACCGTCGTGAAAGAGATGATGAAATGTTTTGAGTCCTGGTTTGGCAAATATCCTTTCTATAAGGACAGCTATAAACTCGTTGAGTCTCCGCACCTCGGCATGGAACACCAGAGTGCTGTTGCCTATGGAAACAAATTCCAGATGGGTTACAAAGGCACTGATCTTTCCGGTAGCGGCTGGGGCCTGAAATGGGACTTTATCATTGTACATGAAAGCGGCCATGAGTGGTTCGGCAATAATATCACTACGAAAGACATCGCTGACATGTGGGTACATGAAAGCTTCACTAACTACTCAGAGACACTATTCACTGAATGTCAGTATGGTCCTGAAGCGGCATTTGCCTATATCACGGGAATCAGAAAGAATATCAGGAATGATATTCCTATCATCGGCAATTATGGGGTAAATAATGAAGGTAGTGGTGATATGTATTATAAAGGTGCCAACATGATCCATACCATTCGCCAGATTGTGAACAACGACTATGTGTTCCGCGACATCCTGCGCGGGTTGAATAAGACCTTCTGGCACCAGACCGTCACTACCCGTCAGGTAGAGGAATTCTTCAATCAGAAGACTAACATGAACTTCAATAAGGTGTTTGAACAGTATCTTACGCGTACGTCTATTCCTACACTGGAATATCACTTCGAGGGTAGTCAGCTGAAATTCCGTTGGGTAACCGACGTGGAGAACTTCAATATGCCAGTAAAGGTAACGCTGACCGATAATGGCTATTCATTCATTTATCCGGGAAGGAACTGGCAGTCAACAGGTTTTACCCTGTCAGATATCAAGAAGTTTAAAGTAGATCCTAACTTCTACATTAATGTAAAAGAGATCTAG